The following are encoded in a window of Rosa chinensis cultivar Old Blush chromosome 4, RchiOBHm-V2, whole genome shotgun sequence genomic DNA:
- the LOC112197178 gene encoding probable protein phosphatase 2C 35, with the protein MGCVHGKCCGRFPKSSDGDPREFRDSGPYSAQRKQHILTERSLELVPVPSHSFNLEYTVLTQRGYYPDSPDKDNQDSFCVKTQLQGNPNIHFFGVFDGHGQFGTQCANLVKDRLVEVLADDPTLPDDPVEAYNSAFLTTNSELHSSVIDDTMSGTTAITVLVVGNTLYVANVGDSRAVIAVKDGNRIIAEDLSCDQTPFRKDEYERVKQSGARVLSVDQVEGLKDPSIQSWGDEESEGGDPPRLWVQNGMYPGTAFTRSVGDSTAEKIGVVATPEVSMVQLTPNHLFFVVASDGVFEFLSSQAVVNMAAKYSDPRDACAAIAGESYKLWLEHENRTDDITIIIVHIKGLSNSAGGATDGTDGSTNRAARRRRKGNSGSSFNSGSEVFRSVRSDSSEIQSCQLVLSMNRNPAIVVPSPTCQSPRNRMRVSGAIQPTTEAVGSAYTV; encoded by the exons ATGGGTTGTGTCCATGGCAAGTGTTGCGGTCGTTTTCCCAAGTCCTCCGACGGCGATCCCCGGGAATTCAGAGACTCCGGACCCTACAGCGCTCAGAGGAAGCAGCACATACTCACAGAGAGGTCATTGGAGTTGGTCCCCGTTCCTTCACACAGCTTCAATTTGGAGTACACTGTCCTAACGCAGAGGGGTTACTATCCCGACTCGCCGGATAAGGATAATCAGGACAGTTTCTGTGTTAAAACACAGCTTCAAGGTAACCCAAATATCCATTTCTTTGGTGTGTTTGATGGGCATGGTCAATTTGGTACCCAGTGTGCTAATCTTGTTAAGGATAGACTGGTAGAGGTATTAGCAGATGATCCCACATTGCCTGATGACCCTGTGGAAGCTTATAATTCTGCTTTTTTAACCACGAATAGCGAGCTGCATAGTAGTGTAATTGATGATACTATGAGTGGTACCACGGCGATTACTGTGCTTGTGGTTGGGAATACGCTGTATGTTGCGAATGTGGGTGATTCGAGAGCAGTGATTGCAGTGAAAGATGGTAATAGGATTATTGCGGAGGATTTGTCTTGTGACCAAACGCCGTTTAGGAAAGATGAGTATGAGAGAGTGAAGCAGTCTGGAGCCAGGGTTTTGAGTGTTGATCAAGTGGAAGGGCTTAAGGATCCAAGCATTCAGAGTTGGGGTGATGAAGAGAGTGAAGGGGGTGATCCTCCAAGGCTGTGGGTTCAAAATGGTATGTATCCTGGGACTGCATTTACAAGGAGCGTTGGTGATAGTACTGCTGAGAAGATTGGTGTTGTTGCAACTCCGGAAGTGTCAATGGTTCAGCTGACTCccaatcatcttttctttgtcGTTGCAAGTGATGGGGTTTTTGAGTTCCTCTCAAGCCAAGCTGTTGTTAATATG GCAGCAAAATATTCAGATCCTCGGGATGCATGTGCTGCCATTGCTGGAGAATCATATAAGTTATGGTTGGAACATGAAAACCGAACAGATGATATAACAATTATCATTGTTCACATCAAAGGCTTGTCTAAT TCAGCTGGTGGTGCTACAGATGGAACAGATGGGAGCACTAATAGAGCtgcaaggaggaggagaaaagggAATTCTGGGTCATCATTTAACAGCGGTTCGGAAGTTTTCCGTTCAGTGAGAAGTGATTCCTCAGAGATACAGTCTTGTCAGCTTGTGCTTTCGATGAATCGAAACCCAGCTATTGTTGTTCCATCTCCTACATGTCAAAGCCCTAGAAATAG GATGCGGGTTAGTGGTGCAATTCAACCAACAACAGAAGCAGTTGGTTCTGCATATACTGTATAA
- the LOC112197179 gene encoding elongation factor 1-beta produces MAVTFTDLYTEAGLKSLEAYLSGKTYISGDQLTKDDIKVYAAVLEKPASSFPNVSKWYDCVSSQLAKSFPGKAAGVRVSNQAAPAGAAAPAAAPKAAAEDDDDLDLFGDETEEDKKAAEEIQAAKKPSAKKKESGKSSVLLDVKPWDDETDMKKLEEAVRSIEMEGLFWGASKLVPVGYGIKKLQIMLTIVDDLVSVDTLIEERLTVEPCDEWIQSCDIVAFNKI; encoded by the exons ATGGCCGTCACCTTCACAGATCTCTACACCGAAGCCGGCCTCAAGTCCCTCGAGGCCTACCTCTCCGGCAAAACCTACATCTCCGG AGATCAGCTGACGAAGGATGACATCAAGGTGTACGCAGCCGTGTTGGAGAAGCCAGCGAGTTCCTTCCCCAATGTGAGCAAGTGGTACGACTGCGTTTCGTCCCAGCTCGCCAAAAG CTTCCCCGGTAAAGCTGCTGGTGTCAGAGTAAGCAACCAAGCTGCTCCAGCAGGAGCTGCTGCTCCCGCCGCGGCACCAAAG GCTGCAGCAGAGGATGATGATGACCTTGATCTCTTCGGTGATGAAACAGAGGAGGACAAGAAGGCAGCAGAGGAGATTCAGGCAGCTAAGAAACCTTCCGCCAAGAAGAAAGAGA GTGGAAAATCCTCTGTTCTTCTGGATGTGAAGCCTTGGGATGATGAAACAGATATGAAGAAGCTTGAAGAGGCTGTTAGAAGCATTGAAATGGAGGGTCTCTTTTGGGGTGCAT CAAAACTGGTGCCAGTTGGTTATGGGATAAAGAAGCTCCAGATCATGCTCACTATTGTCGATGATCTGGTGTCTGTGGATACTCTCATCGAGGAGCGTCTTACTGTTGAGCCGTGTGATGAGTGGATCCAGAGCTGTGACATTGTTGCCTTCAACAAGATTTAA
- the LOC112198149 gene encoding putative transferase At4g12130, mitochondrial, which produces MQRLKLPLRFPKSISYGYRAFHDKTQLENVGPLASILKSRAVVRFRGPDTVKFLQGLLTNDVRRFGEPLSEKTSALVTPNLSSASIPPMYAALLTPQGRFLYDFVLYGLPRPDAKLNRAGSGPGADPDEPLEVFADVDASVLDELLSTLKKYRLRAKVDIENVADELDCWQRYGGKLSEKDSSVEEPEAASVGWGAGVDRLGMSTSRGEPCGWQWFKDPRLDCLGFRGIFPSNTTPPFVEADKETDEQNYLLWRIENGVAEGSTEIPKGEAIPLEYNLVALNAISFDKGCYVGQELVARTHHRGVIRKRLLPLKFLKDSGEEAEQKVAPGSEVIDSVSDKKIGTVTTQLGCRGLGVLRLDEAFKGSSTLTIRSQDDVKVEPIRPNWWPPEWLQGHQRRSAAA; this is translated from the exons ATGCAGCGTCTGAAACTTCCACTACGGTTTCCCAAATCCATTTCCTATGGTTACAGAGCCTTCCACGATAAGACGCAGCTGGAGAATGTCGGGCCGCTGGCTTCAATCCTCAAGTCCCGGGCAGTGGTTCGGTTCCGAGGTCCAGATACAGTTAAGTTCCTTCAGGGGCTGTTGACGAATGATGTAAGGAGGTTTGGTGAACCCTTGAGTGAGAAGACCTCAGCATTGGTCACACCCAATTTATCCTCGGCGTCCATACCACCTATGTATGCCGCGCTATTAACGCCTCAGGGAAGATTCTTATATGATTTTGTCTTGTATGGCCTGCCTAGGCCGGATGCCAAGCTTAATAGGGCTGGGTCGGGACCTGGGGCAGACCCAGATGAGCCGTTGGAGGTCTTTGCTGACGTAGATGCTTCAGTCTTGGACGAACTCTTGAGCACCTTAAAGAA ATACCGTTTGAGGGCTAAGGTGGACATTGAGAATGTGGCAGACGAGTTAGATTGCTGGCAGCGTTATGGGGGAAAGCTATCTGAGAAGGACTCCTCTGTAGAAGAACCAGAAGCTGCTAGTGTTGGCTGGGGTGCTGGTGTTGATCGCTTAGGCATGTCAACTTCACGTGGAGAGCCTTGTGGATGGCAGTGGTTTAAGGATCCGAGATTGGATTGCCTTGGTTTCAGGGGGATCTTCCCGTCTAATACAACAC CACCTTTCGTTGAAGCTGACAAAGAAACAGATGAACAAAACTACCTTCTATGGAGAATAGAAAATGGTGTTGCAGAAGGATCAACCGAGATCCCTAAAG GTGAGGCAATTCCTCTAGAATATAACCTGGTGGCTCTAAATGCAATTAGCTTTGACAAAGGGTGTTATGTGGGCCAAGAGCTTGTTGCTCGAACACACCACAGAGGGGTCATTCGCAAACGCCTGCTTCCTCTAAAATTTCTCAAGGATAGCGGAGAAG AAGCAGAGCAGAAGGTTGCCCCTGGCTCTGAAGTGATTGATAGTGTTTCTGACAAGAAAATTGGTACTGTCACAACTCAACTTGGATGTCGTGGACTTGGTGTCTTGCGTTTGGATGAAGCTTTTAAAGGATCAAGTACGCTAACCATACGAAGCCAGGACGATGTGAAGGTCGAGCCTATTAGACCCAATTGGTGGCCGCCTGAATGGTTGCAAGGACATCAGCGTCGAAGTGCAGCTGCTTAA